From a single Mycolicibacterium moriokaense genomic region:
- a CDS encoding cytochrome P450, translating to MSRAAMQSAEGAPPPAGLLDPYFYADITGMDNTFRRWRANGPVYHDEATGVLGVLDHASILHIERHPTRFVNGLGYRSWQSLREKNMIAQDDPEHSRLRGLVRDRFTPRAVQSWEPVIRETVRDLLHAMMTKDSADIVSELAAPLPARLTTKLLGFEEDSWPEIRSWSERLMRIDSLPHDYNVAHDLIEATFEIGEALDNLVPRRRECPLDDVLSVWATSDMTRAAIFDETGLFVSGAAETTRTVISRGLRALCDHPQQWERLAGEPGMIPSAVEELIRWVTPINNFFRTVTTSTSIGAVPVEPGDRIVLLYRSANRDEAVFADAFQFDTSRHPNPHLAFGSGVHFCLGAHLARLQLKVLLEELVRRITALTPLTEPEIEPNIFVSAVRSFKLGYEVR from the coding sequence ATGAGCCGGGCGGCCATGCAGTCGGCGGAGGGCGCTCCACCCCCGGCGGGCCTGTTAGACCCGTACTTCTACGCAGATATCACGGGAATGGACAACACTTTTCGCCGGTGGCGCGCCAACGGACCGGTTTACCACGACGAAGCGACTGGCGTGCTCGGCGTCCTGGACCACGCATCTATCCTTCACATCGAGCGCCATCCGACGCGTTTCGTCAACGGACTCGGATATCGGTCGTGGCAATCACTGCGCGAGAAGAACATGATTGCGCAAGATGACCCCGAACACAGTCGACTACGAGGCCTGGTACGCGATCGCTTCACACCCAGAGCGGTGCAATCGTGGGAGCCGGTAATCCGTGAAACCGTGCGGGATCTTCTCCATGCCATGATGACCAAGGACTCCGCCGACATCGTAAGCGAACTTGCCGCACCTTTGCCCGCTCGACTGACCACAAAGCTGCTTGGTTTCGAAGAGGATTCATGGCCCGAAATTCGTTCGTGGTCAGAGCGTTTGATGCGGATCGATTCACTTCCTCACGACTACAATGTCGCACACGACCTCATTGAAGCGACCTTCGAGATAGGGGAAGCTCTCGACAATTTGGTACCGCGACGTCGGGAGTGTCCCCTTGACGACGTGCTGTCGGTGTGGGCAACCAGCGACATGACGCGAGCGGCTATCTTCGATGAGACAGGACTATTTGTCTCGGGCGCAGCAGAAACCACGCGGACGGTGATCAGTAGGGGCCTCCGCGCTCTCTGCGACCATCCCCAGCAGTGGGAACGGCTTGCGGGAGAACCTGGGATGATTCCTTCCGCCGTCGAAGAGTTGATCCGATGGGTCACACCGATCAACAATTTCTTTAGAACCGTGACGACATCGACCAGCATCGGCGCAGTCCCGGTCGAACCCGGTGACCGAATAGTATTGCTGTATCGATCGGCGAACCGCGACGAGGCCGTTTTCGCAGACGCATTCCAGTTTGATACATCGCGACACCCGAACCCGCATCTGGCATTTGGCTCAGGCGTGCACTTCTGTCTAGGCGCCCACCTCGCTAGACTGCAGCTCAAGGTCCTGCTCGAAGAACTGGTTCGCCGCATCACTGCTTTGACACCGCTGACTGAACCCGAGATCGAGCCCAACATCTTCGTCAGTGCGGTGCGGTCCTTCAAATTAGGCTACGAAGTGCGTTAG
- a CDS encoding acyl-CoA dehydrogenase family protein, translating into MDFTFSAEQVMMRDTVARYLERDYRFEQRQTILRSPAGMSEDVWRRLETMGLFAMPLPEVSGGLNGTPSDIVAVAELLGRYLVVEPYFSSVLLAGRALARAEKNSIALSWLGRIITAESRAALAHEEGHGTASVDTIETTARLDGDCISISGEKRLVIDGADADILVVTARSGANRLALVVVEPPVDGVEITPLRTIDGRPAANICFNDARIPSQALIDDNAEQSIQNVVNDAILAVAAEAVGAMGALLEATTVYARTREQFGVPIASFQAIAHKLADMSLAYVKARSTLLYTTALADVGRASSRDFSVLKAQVGRLGRGFAESAVQIHGGVGMTDEIAVGHHLKRILAIDAMFGPADYHLQVVGATGQEQ; encoded by the coding sequence ATGGACTTCACCTTTTCTGCCGAGCAAGTGATGATGCGCGACACCGTCGCTCGCTATCTCGAGCGCGATTACCGCTTCGAGCAGCGCCAGACGATTCTGCGCTCCCCTGCGGGGATGTCCGAGGACGTATGGCGTCGGCTTGAAACGATGGGACTCTTTGCGATGCCCTTGCCGGAAGTCTCAGGTGGCCTCAACGGGACCCCCTCCGACATCGTCGCGGTTGCTGAACTTCTCGGACGCTACCTCGTCGTGGAGCCGTACTTCTCTTCCGTACTGCTCGCTGGCCGCGCGCTCGCCCGGGCGGAAAAGAATTCCATAGCGTTGTCGTGGCTGGGCCGAATCATCACTGCGGAGTCACGCGCCGCGCTCGCTCACGAGGAGGGACACGGCACGGCGAGCGTCGACACCATCGAAACCACCGCTCGCTTAGACGGTGATTGCATTTCGATCAGCGGAGAGAAACGTCTTGTCATCGATGGCGCCGACGCGGACATTCTTGTCGTGACCGCGCGATCGGGTGCGAATCGTCTCGCGCTCGTGGTTGTCGAACCCCCGGTGGATGGCGTTGAGATCACGCCGCTGCGGACGATTGACGGTCGGCCCGCCGCCAACATCTGCTTCAACGATGCTCGTATTCCCTCGCAAGCCCTAATAGATGACAACGCCGAACAGTCAATTCAGAACGTCGTTAACGACGCTATACTCGCCGTCGCCGCTGAGGCGGTGGGCGCGATGGGTGCACTGTTGGAAGCAACGACGGTGTACGCGCGGACCCGCGAGCAGTTCGGCGTCCCGATCGCCAGCTTTCAAGCGATTGCCCACAAGCTCGCAGATATGAGCCTTGCCTACGTCAAGGCACGTTCAACTCTGCTCTACACCACCGCACTTGCAGACGTTGGCCGTGCGTCCTCTAGGGACTTCAGTGTTTTGAAAGCTCAGGTGGGCCGCCTCGGGCGCGGATTCGCTGAGTCCGCGGTTCAAATCCATGGCGGTGTCGGGATGACGGATGAGATAGCCGTGGGGCACCATCTGAAACGCATCCTCGCCATCGACGCGATGTTCGGCCCAGCCGATTACCATCTTCAAGTGGTTGGTGCGACGGGGCAAGAGCAGTAG
- a CDS encoding acyl-CoA synthetase, protein MIKTENEIAACSQYNLASLFELVAQAIPQRQALVAGSSRLTYQQLDDRAGRLGAHLLEVNVQPGQHVAILAWNRAEWVESMLACFKIRAVPVNVNYRYVDSEIRHLLSDSQAVAVIAERSFVPTIDRLWAELPALRHLVVIEDAGSAPVGGAGVAYEESLASADPAASIMPRSSDDHYLLYTGGTTGMPKGVLWRSEDIFFAALQGGHPGGEPIQRPGEIVKHLVGEPRPWLVTSPLMHGNGQWNTLTPLLSGRGAILWTQHKYDPAGVAELAAIEGPELLVLIGDGMARPFADTLSKQSHSWDLSTLRFISSGGATLSPIVKRELKRSLPDVVVLDGFGSSETGANGVAIGNGENGAAKFRVGAGTTVVDDELRPMSPGTGRAGRLARTGRIPLAYWNDPAKTAATFPIGPDGTRWAIPGDRAVLEVDGTITLLGRGSMCINTGGEKVYPHEVEGVLMAHPAIADAVVVGMPHERFGQQVAAVAVSRTAPAPALDTLRDDLRHQLAAYKLPRRLVLVDAIRRTAAGKPDYVWAREVLRNSTDPEVALDPKAGSATQPGVST, encoded by the coding sequence ATGATCAAGACCGAAAACGAGATCGCCGCCTGCTCGCAGTACAACCTGGCGAGCCTCTTCGAGCTTGTCGCACAGGCTATTCCGCAGCGGCAGGCCTTGGTAGCCGGCTCATCGCGGTTGACGTATCAGCAACTCGACGACCGAGCCGGCCGGCTCGGCGCCCACTTGTTGGAAGTGAACGTCCAACCTGGGCAGCACGTCGCGATTTTGGCGTGGAACCGCGCCGAATGGGTCGAATCCATGTTGGCTTGCTTCAAGATCCGAGCGGTGCCGGTCAACGTCAACTACCGCTACGTCGACTCCGAGATCCGCCATCTCCTGTCAGATTCGCAGGCCGTAGCTGTCATCGCAGAACGAAGTTTCGTCCCGACGATCGATCGGCTGTGGGCTGAACTACCCGCGCTGCGTCACCTCGTCGTCATCGAGGATGCGGGCAGTGCCCCTGTCGGCGGGGCAGGTGTCGCCTATGAAGAATCGCTGGCGTCCGCAGACCCGGCAGCGTCCATAATGCCCCGAAGCTCTGACGATCACTACTTGCTGTACACCGGCGGCACGACCGGAATGCCTAAGGGCGTTCTGTGGCGCTCGGAAGACATCTTTTTCGCCGCACTACAAGGCGGTCATCCTGGCGGTGAACCGATTCAACGCCCTGGCGAAATCGTCAAACACCTGGTCGGTGAACCGCGCCCCTGGTTAGTCACCTCGCCGCTGATGCACGGCAACGGTCAATGGAACACTCTGACTCCCTTGTTGTCCGGCCGCGGAGCCATCCTGTGGACTCAGCACAAATACGATCCGGCTGGTGTGGCCGAACTAGCCGCCATCGAGGGACCGGAGCTATTAGTGCTCATTGGCGATGGCATGGCGCGCCCCTTCGCTGACACTTTGTCGAAACAGTCGCATAGCTGGGATCTGTCCACGCTCCGATTCATCTCTTCCGGCGGAGCGACGCTTTCACCAATCGTCAAACGAGAGTTGAAAAGATCGCTTCCCGATGTCGTCGTCCTGGACGGCTTCGGTTCTTCGGAGACCGGCGCTAACGGCGTAGCGATCGGAAATGGAGAAAACGGTGCCGCCAAGTTCCGCGTGGGCGCGGGCACCACGGTCGTCGACGACGAGCTCAGACCGATGTCCCCTGGGACGGGGCGAGCCGGCCGACTCGCCCGTACCGGCAGGATCCCGTTGGCCTATTGGAACGATCCGGCGAAGACCGCCGCGACATTCCCGATCGGACCCGACGGCACGCGCTGGGCCATTCCCGGCGATCGAGCGGTGCTAGAGGTCGACGGCACCATCACACTTCTCGGTCGCGGGTCCATGTGCATCAACACTGGAGGCGAGAAGGTATACCCGCACGAAGTGGAGGGCGTATTGATGGCACATCCCGCCATAGCCGACGCGGTGGTGGTTGGTATGCCTCATGAACGGTTTGGCCAACAAGTAGCTGCAGTCGCCGTATCGCGAACCGCACCTGCGCCCGCATTGGATACGTTGCGAGATGACTTAAGGCATCAGCTGGCCGCCTACAAGCTTCCCCGAAGGCTGGTACTGGTTGACGCAATCCGACGTACCGCGGCCGGGAAACCCGACTACGTCTGGGCGCGCGAAGTGTTGCGCAATTCCACCGATCCGGAAGTCGCGCTCGACCCCAAGGCGGGGTCTGCTACCCAACCAGGAGTCTCCACATGA
- a CDS encoding SDR family NAD(P)-dependent oxidoreductase, with the protein MNPAVAARPATLRDYGALVTGGGSGLGRACAAALAAAGATVTICGRDEDKLRAGVKEIGGSTRFIRADVTDEAQVAAAVEYAAAAPAGLRVVVANAGGGGSPGPLVLTDVQAWNDTLAVNLTGAFLTVKHSAPEMARCRGGSIVVISSIAGVLTHPYLAPYSIAKAAVEMLTRNAADEMGRFGVRVNAIRPGLVPTDATQPFHDDIPTRADYLNQMPLSRLGTSHDIAEAVLFLASDASAWITGQVFGVDGGHSLRRGPDLYHVIGRHFADAEAERMQKGGST; encoded by the coding sequence ATGAACCCTGCCGTCGCCGCGAGACCGGCGACTCTGCGTGACTACGGCGCCTTGGTCACAGGAGGCGGATCCGGATTGGGCCGAGCCTGCGCCGCCGCATTGGCGGCGGCCGGAGCAACAGTCACTATTTGCGGGCGAGATGAGGACAAGCTGCGCGCGGGAGTGAAGGAGATCGGCGGATCCACGCGTTTCATCCGCGCCGACGTTACCGATGAAGCTCAGGTAGCCGCCGCGGTCGAGTATGCCGCCGCAGCACCGGCCGGTTTGCGAGTGGTTGTCGCTAACGCAGGCGGCGGCGGATCGCCAGGACCGCTGGTCCTCACCGATGTGCAAGCCTGGAACGACACACTGGCCGTTAACTTGACGGGCGCCTTTCTGACCGTCAAACACAGCGCTCCCGAGATGGCACGGTGCCGTGGCGGATCGATTGTCGTCATCTCGTCCATTGCCGGTGTGCTGACCCACCCGTATTTGGCGCCGTACTCCATCGCAAAAGCCGCTGTGGAGATGTTGACACGAAACGCGGCCGACGAAATGGGCAGGTTCGGCGTCCGCGTCAACGCAATCCGGCCAGGCCTCGTTCCAACAGACGCCACACAGCCGTTCCATGATGACATTCCCACACGAGCGGACTACCTCAATCAAATGCCCCTATCGCGGCTGGGTACCTCGCACGACATCGCAGAGGCCGTGCTTTTCCTGGCCAGCGATGCGTCTGCCTGGATAACCGGTCAGGTCTTCGGTGTCGACGGCGGGCACAGCCTTCGTCGCGGACCGGACCTGTATCACGTCATCGGCCGGCATTTCGCCGACGCCGAGGCCGAGCGTATGCAGAAAGGCGGCAGCACATGA